In the genome of Patagioenas fasciata isolate bPatFas1 chromosome 12, bPatFas1.hap1, whole genome shotgun sequence, one region contains:
- the B2M gene encoding beta-2-microglobulin, with protein MGVGPKVGLLVLVALFGLGKANEAPKVEVYSRKIAAPGQENTLNCFVSGFHPPQIDITLLENGKPMQGVQYADMSFDDKWFFQRLVYVPFTPQKGSTYECRVAHSTFREPQSFRWDPDF; from the exons ATGGGTGTCGGTCCGAAAGTTGGACTGCTGGTGCTGGTCGCGCTGTTCGGCCTGGGGAAGGCGAATG AGGCACCCAAGGTGGAGGTCTATTCCCGCAAAATCGCAGCCCCCGGCCAGGAGAACACCCTCAACTGCTTCGTTAGTGGTTTCCACCCTCCGCAGATCGACATCACCCTCCTGGAGAACGGGAAGCCCATGCAGGGCGTGCAGTACGCTGACATGTCCTTTGACGACAAGTGGTTCTTCCAGCGCCTGGTCTACGTGCCTTTCACCCCGCAGAAGGGCAGCACCTACGAATGCAGGGTGGCCCATTCCACCTTCCGCGAGCCGCAGTCGTTCCGATGGG ATCCAGACTTCTAA
- the PATL2 gene encoding protein PAT1 homolog 2, which translates to MAEGGEPVILEDYLLVEDEPLLEEMAEEDEDLDLYNEMTFGLDRDSTEENTAKLLMPPETSPELTQAVAEETKKDLAPGAAQELGEPQEEGGMEPEVEHVGSELEEEEEELGTEEQEEEQELCEEPDNLGDPAVMRAVQSKPSLESQDSAVLDSKIGACWAEFDKEDVLVMDPTVWGTIPPHHVLEDKAILQVLERPPPATNVAIDFLGSPAQRGYRGSPRLKRPDFRLVSPKSFPQRFLQQQPPLVPRSPCSPRPFMPPRRPSPLFASNQTAGYTSPTPFGPMSPTVGSPPRSLTMHFGPMSPSLDPALFFGPSASGQLNLSVPSHMTQLHPQHQRILTQRQAQSISPKKLWSPQVDPYAGLMTSKEKDWVVKVEMIQLQSENMDDDYYYQTYYHRLEHKQAEEELLGGRNKQEPPKLVTPFIQKVETYDSVVRIAGSLGQVAVSTCYSPRRAIDAVYHALVEEAAGNHRLRALHRIEKLFLQLLEVEEMQRKMSLAPQEQQPSCQEQKSQEVERIYQALKIRACSSEEEAEDEFLQLLCVRKGKKLTTRLLPYLTRQQTEKILLTITHHLPFLMKKDVLDEASTSSQGRGVPGCLRGEMSPGGVKAGGGFLLWGVQHCPSCPPRCGDGAQSWGCGRDGSKGLRSHSPLCPAQSLPLLYSPLNEVVGGMTFSKLLEVLQEMTRPLPESPELPLTMALKNQFGISLLYSLLSHGERLLSSDTPLEPCGGDFDIWTDTVFLVARELSQVPKALLVEPLFLPSNLLSLFCRYLDKQTVHHLEAKME; encoded by the exons ATGGCGGAGGGCGGCGAGCCGGTT ATCCTTGAGGACTACCTGCTGGTGGAAGATGAGCCTCTGCTGGAGGAGATggctgaggaggatgaggatcTCGACCTGTACAATGAAATGACTTTTGGGTTAG ACCGAGACTCCACAGAGGAGAACACTGCAAAACTCCTGATGCCTCCAGAGACGAGCCCTGAGCTGACCCAAGCAGTGGCAGAGGAGACCAAGAAAGATTTGGCACCTGGAGCAGCTCAGGAGCTGGGGGAGCCCCAGGAGGAAGGTGGGATGGAGCCAGAAGTAGAGCACGTCGGTTCTGAgttggaggaagaggaagaggagctggggactgaggagcaggaggaagagcaggagctCTGTGAGGAGCCCGACAACCTGGGGGACCCGGCCGTGATGAGAGCCGTGCAGAGCAAACCCTCACTGGAG AGCCAGGACTCAGCAGTGCTGGACAGCAAGATTGGTGCTTGTTGGGCAGAGTTCGACAAAGAGGATGTG ctggtGATGGATCCCACGGTGTGGGGCACCATCCCACCCCACCATGTGCTGGAG GACAAAGCCATCCTGCAGGTCCTGGAGAGGCCCCCGCCAGCCACCAACGTGGCCATTGACTTCCTTGGCTCCCCGGCGCAGAGGGGCTACAGGGGCTCTCCCCGCCTCAAGCGCCCCGACTTCAGGCTGGTGTCCCCCAAGTCCTTCCCCCAGCGCTTTCTccagcag CAGCCACCTCTGGTCCCTCGCTCCCCGTGCTCCCCCCGGCCCTTCATGCCGCCTCGCAGACCCTCTCCACTCTTCGCTTCCAACCAG ACTGCAGGGTACACGTCTCCCACCCCTTTTGGGCCCATGTCTCCCACTGTCGGCAGCCCCCCGCGGTCCCTCACCATGCACTTCGGTCCCATGTCTCCATCTCTGGACCCCGCTCTCTTCTTTGGCCCGTCAGCCAGTGGCCAGCTCAACCTCAG CGTGCCCAGCCACATGACGCAGCTGCACCCCCAGCACCAGCGGATCCTGACCCAGCGGCAGGCGCAGAG CATCTCCCCCAAGAAGCTGTGGTCTCCTCAAGTGGACCCTTACGCGGGGCTGATGACCTCTAAGGAGAAGGACTGGGTGGTCAAGGTGGAGATGATCCAGCTGCAGAGTGAGAACATGGATGATGACTATTACTACCAG ACCTACTACCACCGGCTGGAGCACAAACAGGCTGAGGAGGAGCTGCTCGGCGGGCGCAACAAGCAGGAGCCCCCCAAGCTAGTCACACCGTTCATCCAGAAAGTGGAGACGTATGACTCCG TGGTGCGCATTGCAGGCTCACTGGGCCAGGTCGCCGTGTCCACCTGCTACAGCCCTCGCCGAGCCATCGACGCCGTGTACCATGCGCTTGTAGAGGAG GCTGCGGGGAACCACCGGCTTCGGGCACTGCACAGGATCGAGAAG ctgttcctgcagctgctggaagtgGAGGAGATGCAGCGGAAGATGTCTCTGGCCCCACaggagcagcagcccagctgtCAGGAGCAGAAGAGCCAAGAAGTGGAACGTATCTACCAAGCCTTGAAAATCAGGGCTTGCAGCAGTGAAGA GGAGGCAGAGGATGAgttcctgcagctcctgtgtgtgaGGAAGGGCAAGAAGCTCACGACTCGGCTGCTGCCGTACTTGACCCGGCAGCAAACAGAGAAGATCCTGCTGACCATCACCCACCACCTGCCTTTCCTCATGAAGAAGGACGTGTTGGATGAGGCGAGCACCTCCAGTCAGGGCAGGGGTGTCCcgggctgcctca GAGGAGAAATGTCTCCAGGAGGGGTTAAAGCAGGTGGCGGTTTCCTCCTGTGGGGGGTTCAGCATTGTCCCTCGTGTCCTCCCAGGTGTGGGGATGGAGCTCAGAGCTGGGGCTGCGGCCGTGATGGGTCAAAGGGTCTCAGATCCCATTCTCCTCTCTGCCCTGCCCAGTCTCTCCCCCTGCTCTACAGCCCGTTGAACGAGGTGGTGGGTGGGATGACCTTCAGCAAGCTCCTCGAGGTCCTGCAGGAGATGACCAGACCTCTGCCTGAGTCCCCTGAGCTCCCCCTCACCATGGCCTTGAAGAACCAG TTTGGGATCTCCTTGCTCTATTCCCTGCTGAGCCATGGTGAGAGGCTGCTGTCCTCTGACACGCCGCTGGAACCGTGCGGTGGTGACTTCGACATATG GACGGACAC